One Janthinobacterium sp. TB1-E2 genomic region harbors:
- the purM gene encoding phosphoribosylformylglycinamidine cyclo-ligase, with protein MNQTSNVSLSYRDAGVDIDAGDALVEAIKPFAKRTLREGVMGGLGGFGAMFEISKKYKEPVLVSGTDGVGTKLRLAFELNRHDTVGIDLVAMSVNDILVQGAEPLFFLDYFACGKLDVAIATDVIKGIAQGCEQAGCALIGGETAEMPSMYPAGEYDLAGFAVGAVEKSKIIDGTKIAPGDVVLGLASSGVHSNGYSLVRKIIEVAKPDLEGDFHGRKLADVLMQPTRIYVKPLLALMDAMEVKGMVHITGGGLVENIPRVLQPGLVAELDSKAWTMPPLFTWLQQHGGVADAEMHRVFNCGIGMTVIVSQENADAAIAQLQAAGETVSRIGTIRARVGDEHQTIVI; from the coding sequence ATGAACCAGACTTCTAATGTTTCCCTTTCCTACCGTGACGCTGGCGTCGATATCGACGCAGGCGACGCTTTAGTCGAAGCAATCAAGCCGTTTGCCAAGCGCACCCTGCGCGAAGGCGTGATGGGCGGCCTGGGCGGTTTTGGCGCCATGTTTGAAATCAGCAAGAAGTACAAGGAACCGGTGCTGGTCTCGGGTACCGACGGCGTCGGCACCAAATTGCGCCTGGCGTTCGAACTGAACCGCCATGACACGGTCGGCATTGACCTGGTCGCCATGAGCGTCAACGACATCCTGGTGCAAGGCGCCGAGCCGCTGTTCTTCCTCGACTACTTCGCTTGCGGCAAGCTGGACGTGGCCATTGCCACCGACGTCATCAAGGGCATCGCCCAAGGTTGCGAACAAGCCGGTTGCGCGCTGATCGGCGGCGAAACGGCGGAAATGCCGAGCATGTACCCGGCCGGCGAATACGACCTGGCAGGTTTTGCCGTCGGCGCCGTGGAAAAATCGAAAATCATCGACGGCACCAAGATCGCCCCGGGCGACGTGGTGCTGGGCCTGGCCTCGTCGGGCGTGCACTCGAACGGTTACTCGCTGGTGCGCAAGATCATCGAAGTGGCGAAACCTGACCTGGAAGGCGACTTCCACGGCCGTAAACTGGCCGACGTGCTGATGCAGCCGACGCGCATCTACGTCAAGCCGCTGCTGGCGCTGATGGATGCCATGGAAGTCAAGGGCATGGTGCACATCACCGGTGGCGGCCTGGTGGAAAACATCCCGCGCGTGCTGCAGCCTGGCCTGGTGGCCGAGCTGGATTCGAAGGCATGGACCATGCCGCCGCTGTTCACGTGGCTGCAACAGCACGGCGGCGTGGCTGACGCCGAAATGCACCGCGTCTTCAACTGCGGCATCGGCATGACCGTCATCGTCTCGCAAGAGAACGCGGACGCCGCCATCGCCCAGCTGCAAGCGGCCGGCGAAACCGTGTCGCGCATCGGCACGATCCGCGCTCGCGTGGGCGACGAGCATCAGACTATCGTCATCTAA
- a CDS encoding AI-2E family transporter, with protein sequence MPFAITAEQKQTAFWIAVWLAFLLLLVSLGPILTPFLAAAILAYVLNPGVDRLQRLHYKRFYVPRPLAVLVVVVLFFLAITALVLIVVPVLQKEIPLLQAQIPQFLSKANEFLAPKLRDLGIRVRLDGTGIKRMLSQQMATSGDEIWSTVLASARIGGTAVLGWLATVVLIPVVLFYLLLDWHPMLARIAGAVPRRWVGRTVGMAQEVDTLLAQYLRGQLLVMLVLATYYSVALAIAGFEVALPVGIITGLLVFIPYLGFGLGLMLALIAALLQFADWSGVIAVAVIYGCGQVIEGFFLTPRLVGERIGLNPLAVIFALLAFGQLFGFVGVLLALPASAVLMVAFKHLRRHYLSSSFYNT encoded by the coding sequence ATGCCATTCGCCATCACCGCCGAACAGAAGCAAACAGCATTTTGGATCGCGGTCTGGCTGGCATTTTTGCTGCTGCTGGTCAGCCTCGGCCCCATCCTGACGCCCTTCCTGGCCGCCGCCATCCTCGCCTACGTGCTCAATCCCGGCGTCGACCGCTTGCAGCGCCTCCATTACAAGCGCTTTTATGTGCCCCGTCCGCTGGCCGTGCTGGTCGTCGTAGTGTTGTTTTTCCTCGCCATTACGGCGCTCGTGCTGATCGTCGTGCCCGTGTTGCAAAAGGAAATCCCGCTGCTGCAGGCGCAAATCCCGCAATTCCTCAGCAAGGCGAACGAATTCCTGGCGCCAAAACTGCGCGACCTCGGTATCCGCGTGCGCCTGGACGGCACGGGCATCAAGCGCATGCTGAGCCAGCAGATGGCCACCAGCGGCGATGAAATCTGGAGCACCGTGCTCGCCTCGGCCCGCATCGGCGGCACAGCCGTGCTGGGCTGGCTGGCCACCGTGGTGTTGATTCCCGTGGTGCTGTTTTATTTGTTGCTGGACTGGCATCCGATGCTCGCGCGCATCGCCGGCGCCGTGCCGCGCCGCTGGGTCGGCCGCACGGTGGGCATGGCACAGGAAGTCGACACCCTGCTGGCGCAATACCTGCGCGGCCAGTTGCTCGTCATGCTGGTGCTGGCCACGTATTACTCGGTGGCACTGGCCATCGCCGGTTTTGAAGTGGCATTGCCTGTAGGCATCATCACGGGCTTGCTGGTGTTCATCCCCTACCTGGGCTTCGGACTGGGCCTGATGCTGGCGCTGATCGCCGCCCTGCTGCAGTTTGCCGACTGGAGCGGCGTCATCGCCGTGGCCGTCATCTACGGCTGCGGCCAGGTCATCGAAGGCTTTTTCCTCACGCCGCGCCTGGTGGGCGAGCGCATCGGTTTAAATCCGCTGGCCGTGATCTTTGCCTTGCTGGCTTTCGGACAATTGTTCGGTTTCGTCGGCGTTTTGCTTGCTTTACCCGCTTCTGCCGTCCTGATGGTCGCTTTTAAGCATCTAAGACGCCACTACCTCTCCAGCAGCTTCTATAATACCTAG
- the hda gene encoding DnaA regulatory inactivator Hda has protein sequence MKQLVLDLGTDQAHSLDTFEVGQNAEVAQLMRQFAARTSREHFAYLWGELAAGKSHLLKALASTERARYISPFSIESEFVYSPDVDLYLLDDCEKLSPLAQIDAFALFNEIRANKAFMVCSGAVPPAVLPVREDLRTRMGWGLIYQIHGLTDEEKIAALTQAATTRGLTLSPGVLPYLLSHFRRDMRSLSTMLDSLDLYSLETQRPITLPLLRELLQAEAKE, from the coding sequence ATGAAACAACTGGTGCTCGATTTAGGCACAGACCAGGCGCACAGCCTCGATACCTTCGAGGTGGGACAGAATGCCGAAGTGGCGCAGCTGATGCGCCAGTTCGCCGCGCGCACTTCGCGCGAACATTTTGCCTACCTGTGGGGCGAACTGGCCGCCGGCAAGAGCCACCTGCTCAAGGCCCTGGCCAGCACCGAGCGCGCGCGCTACATTTCGCCATTCTCGATCGAGTCCGAATTCGTATATTCGCCTGACGTCGACCTGTACCTGCTCGACGACTGCGAAAAACTGTCGCCGCTGGCGCAGATCGATGCCTTTGCCCTGTTCAATGAAATCCGCGCCAACAAGGCATTCATGGTCTGCAGCGGCGCCGTGCCGCCCGCCGTGCTGCCCGTACGCGAAGACTTGCGCACGCGCATGGGCTGGGGCCTGATCTACCAGATCCACGGCTTGACCGACGAAGAAAAAATCGCCGCCCTGACCCAGGCGGCCACCACCCGCGGCTTGACCTTGTCGCCCGGCGTGTTACCCTATCTGCTGTCCCATTTCCGGCGCGACATGCGTTCGCTGTCGACGATGCTGGACTCTCTCGACCTCTACTCCCTTGAAACCCAACGCCCGATCACCTTGCCATTGTTGCGCGAGTTGCTGCAGGCGGAAGCGAAAGAATGA
- a CDS encoding HAD family hydrolase, with protein sequence MNLALFDLDHTLLPIDSDHEWGEFLVRIGAVDAAEFTRRNDEFFAQYQAGTLDPVEYLEFSLGTLAQFPRERLEALHRQFMAEVVMPVIRPEVVALLKQHQDAGDLLAIVTATNHFITKPIADALGVEHLLAAMPEYDDAGNVTGKLVGTPTLGAGKLTHTHAWLEKMGKELGQFERSYFYSDSHNDIPLLSVVTHPVATNPNTALSAHASLHGWPSLHLFND encoded by the coding sequence ATGAATCTGGCCCTGTTTGACCTCGACCACACCCTGCTGCCCATCGACTCGGATCACGAGTGGGGCGAATTCCTGGTACGCATCGGTGCCGTGGACGCCGCCGAATTCACCCGCCGCAACGACGAATTTTTCGCGCAATACCAGGCCGGCACGCTCGATCCGGTGGAATACCTGGAATTCTCGCTCGGCACGCTGGCGCAATTCCCGCGCGAGCGCCTGGAAGCGCTGCACCGGCAATTCATGGCGGAAGTGGTCATGCCGGTCATCCGTCCGGAAGTCGTGGCCCTGCTGAAACAGCACCAGGACGCGGGCGACCTGCTGGCCATCGTCACGGCCACCAACCATTTCATCACCAAACCCATCGCCGATGCGCTGGGCGTCGAGCATCTGCTGGCCGCCATGCCCGAATATGACGACGCAGGCAACGTCACGGGCAAACTGGTCGGCACGCCGACCCTGGGCGCGGGCAAGCTGACCCACACCCACGCCTGGCTGGAAAAGATGGGCAAGGAACTGGGGCAGTTCGAGCGCAGCTATTTTTACAGCGATTCGCACAACGACATTCCCCTGCTGTCGGTCGTGACCCACCCGGTCGCGACCAACCCCAACACCGCTTTGAGCGCACACGCATCCCTCCACGGCTGGCCATCACTTCACTTATTCAATGATTAA
- the pcnB gene encoding polynucleotide adenylyltransferase PcnB — protein sequence MIKKFIRKILGVKKEAARDTTAPIVLGPAQHGIDPKLVSSNAIRVTSSLQEAGFEAFVVGGAVRDLLLGVKPKDFDIATNATPEQVKRLFRRAFIIGKRFQIVHVMFGQDLLEVTTFRGAGADSAPKDEHGRVLRDNTFGLQHEDALRRDFTINAMYYNPATQEVLDYHGGVEDIRAKTLRMIGKPEERYREDPVRMLRVVRFAAKLKFTIEPHTAAPIPVMAPLINNVPAPRVFDEMLKLLMSGHALACLQQLRKEGLHHGLLPLLDVVLEQPLGAKFVTLALDATDQRIAAGKTVSPGFLFASLLWHQVLEKWTAYRAAGESTIPALHLAADDVLDSQTEKLALQRKIGSDMRDIWSMQPRFERRVGKAPYKLLEHLRFRAGYDFLLLRCASGEIDMDIGEWWTAFYEGDEETREALLVSANAAPGAVKKKRPPRRSTRSKTSTGGGSTTGSTSGK from the coding sequence ATGATTAAAAAATTCATCCGCAAGATCCTCGGCGTTAAAAAAGAGGCAGCGCGCGACACCACGGCACCCATCGTGCTCGGTCCTGCGCAACACGGAATCGACCCGAAACTGGTGTCGTCGAATGCCATCCGCGTCACCAGCAGCCTGCAGGAAGCGGGCTTCGAGGCCTTCGTCGTCGGCGGCGCCGTGCGCGACCTGCTGCTGGGCGTGAAACCGAAAGACTTCGACATCGCCACCAACGCCACGCCGGAACAGGTCAAGCGTTTGTTCCGCCGCGCCTTCATCATCGGCAAGCGCTTCCAGATCGTGCACGTGATGTTTGGCCAGGATTTGCTGGAAGTGACGACCTTCCGCGGCGCCGGTGCCGACTCCGCGCCCAAGGATGAACATGGCCGCGTCCTGCGCGACAACACCTTCGGCTTGCAGCACGAAGACGCGCTGCGCCGCGACTTCACGATCAACGCCATGTATTACAACCCGGCCACGCAGGAAGTACTCGACTACCACGGCGGCGTGGAAGACATCCGCGCCAAGACCTTGCGCATGATCGGCAAGCCGGAAGAACGCTACCGCGAAGATCCCGTGCGCATGCTGCGCGTCGTGCGCTTCGCCGCCAAGCTGAAATTCACCATCGAGCCGCATACGGCCGCTCCGATTCCCGTCATGGCGCCGCTGATCAACAACGTGCCCGCGCCGCGCGTGTTCGACGAAATGCTCAAACTCCTGATGAGCGGCCACGCGCTGGCTTGCCTGCAGCAGCTGCGCAAGGAAGGCTTGCATCACGGCCTGCTGCCGCTGCTCGACGTGGTGCTGGAACAGCCGCTGGGCGCGAAATTCGTCACGCTGGCGCTGGACGCCACGGACCAGCGCATCGCCGCCGGCAAGACCGTCTCGCCAGGCTTCTTGTTTGCCTCGCTGCTGTGGCACCAGGTACTGGAAAAATGGACGGCCTACCGCGCCGCAGGCGAATCGACGATTCCCGCGCTGCACCTGGCGGCCGACGACGTGCTCGACTCGCAAACGGAAAAACTGGCCTTGCAGCGCAAGATCGGTTCCGACATGCGCGACATCTGGTCGATGCAGCCGCGCTTCGAGCGCCGCGTCGGCAAGGCGCCGTACAAACTGCTTGAGCACCTGCGCTTCCGCGCCGGCTACGACTTCCTGCTGCTGCGCTGCGCCTCGGGCGAGATCGACATGGACATCGGCGAATGGTGGACAGCCTTTTATGAAGGCGACGAGGAAACGCGCGAAGCGCTGCTTGTCAGCGCCAATGCCGCACCGGGGGCCGTCAAGAAGAAGCGCCCGCCACGCCGCAGCACGCGCAGCAAGACCAGCACGGGCGGAGGTTCGACCACCGGCAGCACCAGCGGCAAATAA
- the folK gene encoding 2-amino-4-hydroxy-6-hydroxymethyldihydropteridine diphosphokinase: MTVTAYIGIGANLGDARANVQDAIARLARLPGASLVDASASYRTAPIDSSGDDYINAVARITTTLPAEELLLALHAIEAAHGRERPYRNAPRTLDLDLLLYGDEQIASATLTVPHPRLTERAFVLVPLLALTPAIVVPGRGPAQAFLASVADQAISQL, from the coding sequence ATGACGGTCACCGCCTACATCGGCATCGGAGCCAACCTGGGCGACGCACGCGCCAACGTGCAGGATGCGATCGCGCGCCTGGCGCGCCTGCCCGGCGCATCGCTGGTCGACGCCTCGGCCAGCTACCGCACGGCGCCCATCGATTCGAGCGGTGACGACTACATCAACGCCGTGGCGCGCATCACAACCACCTTGCCGGCTGAAGAACTGCTGCTGGCGCTGCACGCCATCGAGGCGGCGCACGGGCGCGAGCGGCCTTACCGCAATGCCCCGCGCACGCTGGACCTGGACTTGCTGCTGTACGGCGATGAACAGATCGCCAGCGCCACCCTGACGGTGCCGCATCCGCGCCTCACCGAGCGCGCCTTCGTGCTGGTGCCGCTGCTGGCCCTGACGCCCGCCATCGTCGTGCCCGGACGCGGGCCGGCGCAAGCCTTCCTGGCAAGCGTCGCCGACCAGGCCATCAGCCAGCTCTGA